In one window of Drosophila ananassae strain 14024-0371.13 chromosome XR, ASM1763931v2, whole genome shotgun sequence DNA:
- the LOC6501879 gene encoding acylphosphatase-1 produces the protein MAEKMSCDFEIKGQVPKDAFEMFAVAQAKTLGLRGYITQISEDTYKGVLQGEGKVIEAFQKLITTAGEYVAAIKEFVIKNMKAIQEYTYKNFEVQLKK, from the coding sequence ATGGCCGAAAAGATGTCCTGCGACTTCGAGATCAAGGGCCAGGTCCCCAAGGATGCCTTCGAGATGTTCGCCGTGGCCCAGGCCAAGACCCTCGGGCTCCGGGGCTACATCACCCAGATCAGCGAGGACACCTACAAGGGCGTACTGCAGGGCGAGGGAAAGGTCATCGAGGCCTTCCAGAAGCTGATCACCACTGCCGGCGAGTACGTGGCCGCCATCAAGGAGTTCGTCATAAAGAACATGAAGGCCATCCAGGAGTACACCTACAAGAACTTCGAAGTTCAGTTGAAGAAATAG
- the LOC6501876 gene encoding U3 small nucleolar RNA-associated protein 6 homolog, with amino-acid sequence MGEFIAEMQERLLPEYEQMKNYNVFLPEQIREIVLRRERLFVKISKSQQSLSDYLEFILYEKQMHQTISDKEKKMHVKLTGLKNAVSIRTMRLYREALAKFTHDRRLWNNWIKFSKKTNPVEVAGIYEKMLLYHGDEPDFWVEAAEWVYEHNRLNVSRVKDILLRGLQRHPSSETINKCFFNIMLKEAASASSERNLAENTLSEQDVKLEHVEAVYRNSMANITKLDYFRSLLEICEEYHELTGKVQRKIIDDMQEKFPREPGLWDLLAQRELRGFHLGDLSEEEQDSNSADEPLSKRSRSVNVRSMKRRIELCVAVYKSAVEELQTAEMWDKYLDAMVAMSTDGNVERVLKQQCLADALQAGHHSRMMKVKYYAILRKMLCSAPSGLEAAVTIITEALKNDSSVEMHELLLVTHIQNDSESLVYELFQKIKSNMGAEALPLWKSTILYYKTRKDSLSERRLDEIYDLACKSAWPEFGELRFDYLRYLWQERSVDEARKEYAKLAIQPPMSLEMHRQMAQLEASVAVRENASIKYWRMCYEFMACYFGKTEPRIWVEYLTFERDHGETKNIALLTHRALTTLEPQYVAAFESERALAYVGASVET; translated from the exons ATGGGCGAGTTTATAGCTGAGATGCAGGAACGTTTGCTCCCTGAGTATGAGCAAATGAAGAATTACAATGTATTCCTCCCGGAGCAAATTAG AGAAATTGTACTTCGCCGGGAACGTTTGTTCGTAAAGATTTCTAAGAGCCAACAGAGCCTCAGTGACTACCTTGAGTTCATATTGTACGAAAAGCAAATGCACCAGACCATATCCGACAAGGAGAAAAAGATGCATGTGAAGCTTACCGGTCTTAAAAATGCCGTTTCCATAAGAACTATGCGTCTGTACAGAGAAGCGCTGGCAAAGTTTACCCATGATAGGCGCCTCTGGAACAACTGGATAAAGTTTAGCAAGAAGACCAACCCAGTCGAGGTGGCTGGCATCTACGAGAAGATGCTGCTG TACCATGGGGACGAACCGGATTTCTGGGTGGAGGCCGCCGAGTGGGTTTATGAGCACAATCGTCTGAACGTCTCCAGGGTTAAGGACATACTGCTGCGAGGCCTCCAACGTCATCCAAGTTCGGAAACGATTAACAAATGTTTCTTTAATATTATGCTAAAGGAAGCAGCTTCGGCCAGTAGCGAACGCAATCTGGCAGAAAACACCCTTTCAGAGCAGGATGTTAAACTGGAGCACGTGGAGGCCGTCTATCGTAACAGCATGGCCAATATTACAAAGCTGGACTACTTCAGAAGTCTCCTCGAGATCTGCGAGGAATACCACGAGCTCACAGGTAAGGTGCAGCGTAAGATTATCGATGATATGCAGGAGAAGTTTCCTCGGGAACCGGGGCTTTGGGACCTACTGGCACAGCGCGAGCTGCGTGGCTTCCATTTGGGCGACTTGTCGGAGGAGGAACAGGATTCTAATAGCGCCGACGAGCCTCTCAGCAAGAGGTCACGTTCTGTCAACGTCCGCTCCATGAAGCGACGCATTGAGCTCTGTGTCGCTGTCTACAAGTCGGCAGTGGAGGAGCTCCAAACGGCCGAGATGTGGGACAAATATTTGGATGCCATGGTGGCTATGAGTACTGACGGCAACGTTGAGCGCGTTCTGAAGCAACAGTGCCTGGCGGATGCCTTGCAAGCCGGCCATCACTCGCGTATGATGAAGGTCAAGTACTATGCCATTCTACGGAAAATGCTCTGCAGTGCTCCCAGTGGCCTGGAGGCGGCGGTCACCATTATCACAGAAGCCTTGAAGAACGACTCATCCGTTGAGATGCACGAACTGCTGCTTGTTACTCACATTCAAAACGACAGTGAGTCGCTGGTCTATGAACTGTTCCAGAAGATAAAAAGCAACATGGGCGCAGAAGCCTTGCCGTTGTGGAAGAGCACCATTTTGTACTACAAGACCCGTAAAGACAGCCTAAGTGAGCGCCGACTGGACGAGATCTATGACCTTGCCTGCAAGTCCGCCTGGCCCGAGTTTGGGGAGCTGCGATTCGATTACTTGCGCTACTTGTGGCAGGAACGCTCCGTGGATGAGGCGCGCAAGGAGTACGCCAAGCTGGCCATCCAGCCTCCCATGTCGTTGGAGATGCACCGCCAAATGGCTCAGCTGGAAGCTAGTGTGGCAGTACGG GAGAATGCGAGCATCAAATACTGGCGCATGTGCTACGAGTTTATGGCCTGCTATTTCGGAAAGACAGAGCCGCGCATTTGGGTGGAGTACCTGACCTTCGAACGTGATCACGGCGAGACCAagaacatagccctgctcacCCACCGAGCCCTAACCACTCTGGAGCCCCAATACGTAGCCGCTTTCGAGTCCGAGCGGGCCCTGGCCTATGTAGGAGCCTCTGTGGAGACGTAA
- the LOC6501951 gene encoding chromobox protein homolog 1 has product MAEFSVERVEDKRTVNGRTEYYLKWKGYPRSENTWEPVENLDCPDLIANFEESLKNNKKETKKRLSTSSTPESIRSKRKSFMEDETEEQKKLIGFERGLEPSKILGATDSSGHLMFLMKWKGSDHADLVPAKLANIRCPQVVIQFYEERLTWHTGSGNGNGNGSAGGGGSGGNGGLDTASGSVGTPGGSTAEGDNDEDVGSPAESINQDENIKPEESSEMGNGETDD; this is encoded by the coding sequence ATGGCCGAATTCTCAGTGGAACGTGTGGAAGACAAGCGGACGGTAAACGGTCGCACAGAATATTACCTCAAATGGAAAGGCTACCCGCGCAGTGAAAACACTTGGGAGCCGGTGGAAAATCTCGACTGTCCAGACCTCATCGCCAACTTTGAAGAGTCTCTaaagaataacaaaaaagaaaccaaGAAGCGGCTATCCACCTCATCCACCCCCGAGTCAATTCGCAGCAAGCGCAAGAGCTTCATGGAGGACGAGACGGAGGAACAGAAGAAGCTCATCGGCTTCGAGCGCGGCTTGGAGCCATCGAAGATTCTTGGCGCTACCGACTCATCCGGCCACCTGATGTTCCTAATGAAATGGAAGGGCAGCGACCACGCTGATCTGGTGCCGGCCAAGCTGGCCAACATCCGCTGTCCCCAGGTGGTGATCCAATTCTACGAGGAGCGCCTTACTTGGCACACCGGCAGCGGGAACGGCAACGGAAACGGCAGTGCAGGAGGCGGCGGGTCAGGAGGCAACGGAGGCCTGGACACTGCATCGGGAAGCGTTGGAACGCCCGGCGGCAGCACAGCCGAGGGGGACAACGACGAGGATGTTGGTAGTCCGGCAGAGAGCATTAACCAGGACGAAAACATCAAGCCGGAGGAGAGCAGCGAGATGGGG
- the LOC6501877 gene encoding protein snakeskin, protein MEFNNRLLLKIIELAISIACIVMYEVDGALSSRPLIVCGTIGGFTIICGVLLIGHVINSLVEKRLNALISLIGCVLFVASGALVIDEWHDARLQTDRKRNAIAAGSLMIINGAVFLLDTLSICRT, encoded by the exons ATGGAGTTCAACAATCGTCTTCTGCTTAAAATCATCGAGCTG GCCATTTCCATCGCCTGCATCGTGATGTACGAGGTGGACGGGGCCCTCTCCTCCCGGCCCCTCATCGTGTGCGGCACCATTGGCGGCTTCACAATCATCTGCGGAGTCTTGCTCATCG GCCATGTCATCAACTCCCTGGTGGAGAAGCGTCTGAACGCCCTCATCTCCCTGATTGGCTGCGTCCTCTTCGTGGCCTCGGGAGCTCTGGTGATCGACGAGTGGCATGATGCCAGGCTGCAGACGGACAGGAAGCGCAACGCCATCGCCGCCGGATCCCTGATGATCATCAACGGAGCCGTCTTCCTTCTGGACACCCTCTCCATTTGCCGAACGTAA